One Amorphoplanes digitatis genomic window carries:
- a CDS encoding pectate lyase family protein, producing MQRKHLARTAAATGAGLLALALTIGLAGTARAATLFSDDFSGGTGSWSKSGGDWSTVTDGSATFQQANTGSELARQFAGDTGWTDYQVQARVKPLAFNGSNRLVAIGARSTSASKRYQLALTNAGRAELQAVDGSSITVIGSVALTVSTGSWYTLRIEASGSTIKGFVNGSQIASGSNSAFGAGRIVLVTAYASARFDDVSVDTVGSTPTTPPTTSPTTPPTTAPTTPPTTGPTSPPQTGLVGWATQNGGTTGGGSAAATTVTTASALTSALGSTSAAVIRVSGTISCSGMLRTRSNKTVIGNSGATIVGCGLTVSGDRNVIIRNLTFRDWDDDAINVETSATNIWVDHNTFSNGYDGAVDIKRGSDFVTVSWNRIFSHDKSMLLGHSDDNASQDVGHLRVSYHHNWFDGSGTRHPRVRFGNPVHVYNNYYYNNEYGVASTMNAGVLVEGNYFEGVDDPTLVGYADSGPGTLVQRNNYFTGSGTPQSAGSVASIPYSYQLDSASSVKSIVTAGAGAGRI from the coding sequence ATGCAGCGGAAACACCTGGCGAGGACGGCGGCGGCCACCGGCGCCGGCCTGCTCGCCCTCGCCCTGACCATCGGACTGGCGGGAACCGCCCGCGCGGCGACCCTGTTCAGCGACGACTTCAGCGGCGGAACCGGCTCCTGGTCGAAGTCCGGCGGTGACTGGTCCACGGTCACCGACGGCTCCGCCACCTTCCAGCAGGCCAACACCGGCAGCGAGCTGGCACGCCAGTTCGCCGGCGACACCGGCTGGACCGACTATCAGGTGCAGGCGCGGGTCAAGCCGCTGGCGTTCAACGGCAGCAACCGGCTGGTCGCCATCGGCGCCCGGTCGACGAGCGCGTCGAAGAGGTACCAGCTCGCACTCACCAATGCCGGCCGTGCCGAATTGCAGGCCGTCGACGGCAGCTCCATTACGGTGATCGGATCGGTGGCGCTGACGGTGAGCACCGGGTCGTGGTACACCCTGCGCATCGAGGCAAGCGGCAGCACCATCAAGGGCTTCGTCAACGGCAGCCAGATCGCCTCCGGCTCCAATTCCGCGTTCGGCGCGGGCCGGATCGTGCTGGTCACCGCGTACGCGTCGGCGCGCTTCGACGACGTCAGCGTCGACACCGTCGGATCGACCCCGACGACGCCGCCGACCACGTCACCGACCACACCACCCACCACTGCGCCCACGACCCCGCCGACCACCGGACCGACGTCCCCGCCGCAGACCGGCCTCGTCGGCTGGGCCACCCAGAACGGCGGCACCACCGGCGGCGGCAGCGCGGCGGCAACCACCGTCACCACCGCGTCCGCGCTGACCAGCGCGCTGGGCTCCACCTCGGCCGCGGTCATCCGGGTCTCCGGCACCATCTCCTGCTCCGGCATGCTGCGCACCCGGTCGAACAAGACCGTCATCGGTAACTCCGGCGCCACCATCGTCGGCTGCGGGCTCACCGTCAGCGGCGACCGCAACGTCATCATCCGCAACCTGACCTTCCGCGACTGGGACGACGACGCGATCAACGTGGAGACCTCGGCCACCAACATCTGGGTGGACCACAACACGTTCAGCAACGGCTACGACGGCGCGGTCGACATCAAGCGCGGCTCCGACTTCGTGACCGTGTCGTGGAACCGGATCTTCAGCCACGACAAGTCGATGCTGCTCGGCCACAGCGACGACAACGCCAGCCAGGACGTCGGCCACCTGCGGGTCAGCTACCACCACAACTGGTTCGACGGCTCGGGCACCCGGCACCCGCGGGTCCGCTTCGGCAACCCGGTGCACGTCTACAACAACTACTACTACAACAACGAATACGGCGTCGCCTCCACGATGAACGCCGGCGTGCTGGTCGAGGGCAACTACTTCGAGGGCGTCGACGACCCGACGCTCGTCGGCTACGCCGACTCCGGCCCCGGAACCCTGGTGCAGCGCAACAACTACTTCACCGGATCCGGTACGCCGCAGAGCGCGGGCTCGGTCGCCTCGATCCCGTACTCGTACCAGCTCGACTCGGCGTCGTCGGTGAAGTCCATCGTCACCGCCGGTGCGGGCGCGGGCCGCATCTGA
- a CDS encoding PmoA family protein has protein sequence MRIMAGAAVVAEYQAEPDVDPLLGPRPYLHPVRTLGGVPVTDALPEDHRWHLGVSVAMQDADGVNLWGGRTYVRGQGYTWLEDHGRIAHVEWLPAPGAGFAERLHWLSPAGEVLLTEVRTVRAEPAALGWELSFSYALSADRDVRLGSPATNGRPDGAGYGGFFWRAAPGPATTFTPRHEGEDAVNGSAEPWVALTGPGPYTLVFRGLSDDDRWFVRTANGGYAGVCAALAFEKELVVRSGVPLERNLTVLVADGLLTREQIAA, from the coding sequence ATGCGAATCATGGCCGGCGCCGCCGTCGTCGCGGAGTACCAGGCCGAGCCGGACGTCGACCCGCTGCTCGGCCCCCGGCCCTACCTGCACCCGGTCCGCACCCTCGGCGGCGTTCCGGTGACCGACGCCCTGCCGGAGGACCATCGCTGGCACCTCGGCGTCTCGGTGGCCATGCAGGACGCCGACGGCGTCAACCTGTGGGGCGGCAGGACCTACGTGCGCGGCCAGGGCTACACCTGGCTCGAGGACCACGGCCGCATCGCGCACGTGGAGTGGCTGCCGGCGCCCGGCGCCGGCTTCGCCGAGCGCCTGCACTGGCTGAGCCCGGCGGGTGAGGTCCTGCTCACCGAGGTTCGCACGGTACGCGCGGAGCCGGCGGCGCTGGGCTGGGAACTCTCCTTCTCGTACGCGCTGTCGGCCGACCGCGACGTCCGGCTCGGCAGCCCGGCGACGAACGGCCGCCCGGACGGCGCCGGCTACGGCGGCTTCTTCTGGCGCGCGGCACCCGGGCCCGCGACCACGTTCACGCCGCGCCACGAGGGCGAGGACGCGGTGAACGGCAGCGCCGAGCCGTGGGTGGCGCTGACCGGCCCGGGGCCGTACACGCTGGTGTTCCGCGGCCTGAGCGACGACGACCGGTGGTTCGTCCGCACCGCAAACGGCGGCTACGCCGGCGTCTGCGCGGCCCTGGCGTTCGAGAAGGAGCTGGTGGTGCGCTCCGGCGTCCCGCTGGAGCGGAACCTGACCGTCCTGGTCGCGGACGGCCTGCTCACCCGCGAGCAGATAGCGGCATGA
- a CDS encoding peptidoglycan-binding domain-containing protein gives MTALVEVQRRVWIIVIATMLAVAGCGGGDGGGQVRLAEKRLADKQQALTEAQAELAGRVDAFCRTSAGYVTALDRYGDLINETAPTVGDVKDAGADLTEPRGDVIAGAEQVAAARQELATAEKELAEATEALAAARAGASLSPAPSPPSASPSVAATLPAATVNRVKQADADFTAAQAGVTDQTPLRQASERFNAAAVALEMSWLRLLADAGCLSGEQEDAARDYTEAVQKSLAEAGYYDDEVDGVYGPSTVAAVQALQKANDLPETGAFDKATAAELEAELRAKGGAAAGEAIASTAALQQTLKLAGYWTGPVDGTWTPELTEALKSFQEALHVEPTGEVDAATIAAFEHAMAQRSAPPATPSPSPSR, from the coding sequence GTGACGGCCTTGGTTGAGGTGCAGCGCCGCGTGTGGATCATCGTGATCGCGACGATGCTCGCGGTCGCCGGCTGCGGTGGCGGCGACGGCGGCGGCCAGGTGCGGCTCGCCGAGAAGCGGCTGGCCGACAAGCAGCAGGCACTGACCGAGGCGCAGGCCGAGCTCGCCGGCCGGGTCGACGCGTTCTGCCGCACCAGCGCCGGCTACGTCACCGCGCTGGACCGCTACGGCGACCTCATCAACGAGACCGCGCCGACCGTCGGCGACGTCAAGGACGCCGGTGCCGACCTGACCGAGCCGCGCGGGGACGTCATCGCCGGCGCCGAGCAGGTCGCCGCCGCCCGCCAGGAGCTGGCGACGGCCGAGAAGGAGCTGGCCGAGGCCACCGAGGCGCTGGCGGCCGCCCGCGCCGGGGCGTCCCTGTCGCCGGCGCCGTCACCGCCGTCCGCGTCGCCGTCGGTCGCCGCGACCCTGCCGGCCGCGACGGTGAACCGGGTGAAGCAGGCCGACGCCGACTTCACCGCGGCGCAGGCCGGCGTCACCGACCAGACGCCGCTGCGGCAGGCGTCGGAGCGGTTCAACGCCGCGGCCGTCGCGCTGGAGATGTCGTGGCTGCGGCTGCTCGCCGACGCCGGCTGCCTGAGCGGGGAGCAGGAGGACGCGGCCCGCGACTACACCGAGGCGGTACAGAAGTCGCTGGCCGAGGCCGGCTACTACGACGACGAGGTCGACGGCGTCTACGGACCTTCGACCGTCGCGGCCGTGCAGGCCCTACAGAAGGCGAACGACCTGCCCGAGACCGGTGCCTTCGACAAGGCCACCGCCGCGGAGCTGGAGGCGGAGCTGCGGGCCAAGGGCGGCGCGGCCGCGGGGGAGGCCATCGCGTCGACCGCCGCCCTCCAGCAGACCCTCAAGCTGGCCGGCTACTGGACCGGCCCGGTGGACGGCACCTGGACCCCGGAACTGACCGAGGCCCTGAAGTCCTTCCAAGAGGCCCTGCACGTCGAGCCGACCGGCGAGGTGGACGCGGCGACGATCGCCGCGTTCGAGCACGCCATGGCGCAGCGGTCGGCGCCGCCCGCGACCCCGTCGCCGTCCCCGAGCCGCTAG
- a CDS encoding DUF5956 family protein, whose protein sequence is MVGGSAWVRARLLPCRPPDVDDDDPVPTPWGDYWECGHSGWHMFIAWLAGPENIVRYPEDRPQFWDVTVPIPQGHATHRQPETPDQAEMFDESVNSYLRDAGVPERPGGYRWFQVLPPGITPATLDSSINQALAGSGTTSMHPRAIRDVVAEEVARLYRPPA, encoded by the coding sequence ATGGTGGGTGGCAGCGCATGGGTGCGGGCCCGGCTACTTCCTTGCCGGCCGCCCGACGTCGACGACGACGACCCTGTCCCGACACCGTGGGGCGACTACTGGGAATGCGGCCACAGTGGCTGGCACATGTTCATCGCATGGCTGGCCGGGCCGGAGAACATCGTTCGCTACCCGGAAGACCGACCGCAATTCTGGGACGTGACCGTACCCATCCCCCAGGGTCACGCGACGCACCGGCAACCCGAGACACCGGACCAGGCGGAGATGTTCGACGAGTCCGTGAATTCCTACCTCCGCGACGCGGGGGTACCGGAGCGACCGGGCGGTTACCGCTGGTTCCAGGTCCTGCCGCCCGGAATCACCCCCGCAACCCTCGACTCATCGATCAACCAGGCACTGGCCGGCTCGGGGACGACAAGCATGCATCCCCGGGCCATCCGTGACGTCGTCGCCGAAGAGGTCGCCCGGCTGTACCGGCCACCTGCCTAG
- the lpdA gene encoding dihydrolipoyl dehydrogenase: protein MSEHYDLIVLGAGPGGYVAAIRAAQLGLRTAVVEEKYWGGVCLNVGCIPSKALLRNAELAHIFHTQAKTFGITGEVSFDFGAAFDRSRTVADGRVKGVHYLMKKNKIAEYDGLGTFRDANTLDVALSTGGSQTLTFDNAIIATGSTVRLLPGVELSDNVVTYETQILDRDLPESIVIVGAGAIGMEFGYVLKNYGVDVTIVEYLDRALPNEDADVSKEITKQYRKLGIPIVTSAKVETVTDKGSSVVVSYTRNGKTETIEAARVLMSVGFAPRVEGFGLENTGVKLTDRGAIEIDDHMRTNIPHLYAIGDVTSKLQLAHVAEAQGVVASETIGGAETMTLGDYRMMPRATFCQPQVASFGLTEQQARDEGYDVKVSTFPFTANGKAHGLAEPTGFVKLVADAKYNELLGGHLIGPDVSELLPELTLAQKWDLTANELARNVHTHPTLSEALQEAFHGLTGHMINL, encoded by the coding sequence ATGAGCGAGCACTACGACCTGATCGTCCTCGGCGCGGGACCGGGCGGCTACGTCGCGGCGATCCGCGCGGCCCAGCTCGGCCTGCGCACGGCCGTGGTCGAGGAGAAGTACTGGGGTGGTGTGTGCCTCAATGTCGGGTGTATCCCGTCCAAGGCGCTGCTGCGCAACGCCGAGCTGGCGCACATCTTCCACACCCAGGCGAAGACGTTCGGCATCACCGGCGAGGTGAGCTTCGACTTCGGCGCGGCCTTCGACCGCAGCCGCACGGTAGCCGACGGCCGCGTCAAGGGCGTGCACTACCTGATGAAGAAGAACAAGATCGCCGAGTACGACGGGCTGGGCACGTTCCGCGACGCGAACACCCTCGACGTCGCGCTCAGCACCGGCGGCTCGCAGACCCTCACGTTCGACAACGCGATCATCGCCACCGGCTCGACCGTCCGGCTGCTGCCCGGCGTCGAGCTCAGCGACAACGTGGTCACCTACGAGACCCAGATCCTGGACCGCGACCTGCCGGAGTCGATCGTCATCGTCGGCGCCGGCGCGATCGGCATGGAGTTCGGCTACGTCCTGAAGAACTACGGCGTCGACGTCACCATCGTCGAGTACCTCGACCGGGCCCTGCCCAACGAGGACGCCGACGTGTCGAAGGAGATCACCAAGCAGTACCGCAAGCTCGGCATCCCGATCGTCACGTCGGCCAAGGTGGAGACGGTGACCGACAAGGGCTCGTCGGTCGTGGTGTCCTACACCAGGAACGGCAAGACCGAGACGATCGAGGCGGCCCGGGTCCTGATGTCGGTCGGCTTCGCCCCCCGCGTCGAGGGCTTCGGCCTGGAGAACACCGGCGTCAAGCTGACCGACCGCGGCGCGATCGAGATCGACGATCACATGCGGACGAACATCCCCCACCTGTACGCGATCGGCGACGTGACCTCCAAGCTCCAGCTCGCACACGTCGCGGAGGCACAGGGCGTGGTGGCATCGGAGACGATCGGCGGCGCCGAGACGATGACGCTCGGCGACTACCGGATGATGCCGCGGGCGACGTTCTGCCAGCCGCAGGTCGCCAGCTTCGGCCTCACCGAGCAGCAGGCCCGCGACGAGGGCTACGACGTGAAGGTCTCGACGTTCCCGTTCACCGCGAACGGCAAGGCACACGGCCTCGCCGAGCCGACGGGCTTCGTGAAGCTGGTCGCGGACGCCAAGTACAACGAGCTGCTCGGCGGCCACCTGATCGGCCCGGACGTCTCCGAGCTGCTGCCCGAGCTGACGCTGGCGCAGAAGTGGGACCTGACGGCCAACGAACTGGCCCGCAACGTGCACACCCACCCCACGCTGAGCGAGGCCCTCCAGGAGGCGTTCCACGGCCTGACCGGCCACATGATCAACCTCTGA